A stretch of Imperialibacter roseus DNA encodes these proteins:
- a CDS encoding response regulator transcription factor, giving the protein MTEQANPLTRREKEIIEQLSFGYSAKQISDILFISELTVAKHKSNLFMKLNVNNTPHLVSMALREGLIC; this is encoded by the coding sequence ATGACCGAACAAGCCAATCCATTAACGAGAAGAGAAAAGGAGATCATTGAGCAGTTGTCGTTTGGCTATAGCGCCAAGCAGATTTCGGACATCCTTTTCATTAGTGAATTAACCGTAGCCAAGCACAAAAGCAACCTGTTCATGAAGCTAAATGTGAATAATACACCACACCTGGTGAGCATGGCCCTGAGGGAAGGACTGATATGCTGA
- a CDS encoding RNA polymerase sigma factor: protein MDETLITSLKNGDMQALGELYSKYRQEFIAMIRAKYKMSNDDAMDIYQVATLRLYNNVVKGKMTMMYDSIKPYLFSIGLNVYKEMVREDMKIPLSSNPLEWVDDRGEGQEATDEALLKESLLEATKKAIEKLGDPCQSMLTRFYYFRASIRQLMEEFGYKNEATAKNKKYKCLQQLRELLQKEKIQMALA, encoded by the coding sequence ATGGATGAAACCTTGATCACTTCGCTTAAAAACGGAGACATGCAGGCCCTCGGCGAATTATACAGCAAATACCGTCAGGAATTTATCGCCATGATCCGGGCTAAATACAAAATGAGCAACGACGACGCCATGGACATTTATCAGGTAGCTACTTTGCGGCTGTACAACAATGTGGTAAAGGGAAAAATGACCATGATGTACGACAGCATAAAGCCCTACCTGTTCAGCATAGGGCTCAATGTGTACAAGGAAATGGTAAGAGAAGACATGAAAATACCTTTGAGCAGCAATCCCCTGGAATGGGTGGATGACAGAGGTGAAGGTCAGGAGGCAACCGACGAAGCACTGCTGAAAGAAAGTTTGCTGGAGGCGACTAAAAAGGCCATTGAAAAGCTGGGCGATCCGTGCCAAAGTATGCTGACACGGTTTTACTACTTCCGGGCAAGCATCAGGCAGCTGATGGAGGAGTTTGGCTACAAAAACGAAGCAACGGCCAAGAACAAAAAATACAAGTGCCTGCAGCAGCTAAGGGAGCTGCTGCAAAAAGAAAAGATTCAAATGGCTTTAGCTTAA